Proteins from one Fragaria vesca subsp. vesca linkage group LG6, FraVesHawaii_1.0, whole genome shotgun sequence genomic window:
- the LOC101299978 gene encoding phosphoenolpyruvate/phosphate translocator 2, chloroplastic-like — MKPPCRIPSYKLSHLPALTSLPQLHRISSVQRLHWQTAFGTFSSSYSSSFNAEIPASFLSSNSRCDSFKVRAAQPATPGPESAGEASESSGLARTLQLGAMFGIWYLLNIYFNIYNKQVLKVYPFPATVTAFQFACGTVMIILMWTLNLYPRPKITRSQLATILPLAVAHTMGNLLTNISLGKVTVSFTHTIKAMEPFFTVLFSALLLAERPTIWVVSSLVPIVSGVALASFTEASFNWIGFGSAMASNITNQSRNVLSKKFMAKKEECLDNINLFSVITIISFILLLPSAILLEGVKFSPSYLQSAANQGLNIKELCVRSLLAGFCFHTYQQVSYMILQMVSPVTHAVGNCVKRVVVIVSSVIFFQTPVSPINSLGTAMALAGVFLYSRAKRIKPKPKAA; from the exons ATGAAACCTCCATGTCGAATTCCAAGCTATAAACTCTCTCACCTTCCAGCCTTGACTTCTTTACCACAACTCCACCGTATCAGTTCAGTTCAGAGACTTCACTGGCAAACAGCTTTTGGCACATTTTCTTCTTCTTATTCTTCCTCTTTCAATGCTGAAATCCCTGCCTCCTTCCTTTCCTCAAATAGTAGATGCGATAGTTTTAAGGTCAGGGCCGCTCAGCCTGCTACTCCGGGGCCTGAGAGTGCCGGGGAGGCTTCAGAATCAAGTGGATTGGCTCGAACTTTGCAGCTCGGTGCCATGTTTGGAATTTGGTACCTTTTAAACATTTACTTCAACATCTACAACAAACAG GTTCTGAAAGTCTATCCGTTTCCAGCCACGGTTACAGCCTTTCAGTTTGCCTGTGGGACTGTCATGATCATCCTGATGTGGACTCTAAACCTCTACCCCAGACCGAAGATCACTCGCTCACAG CTTGCAACAATTCTACCACTGGCTGTGGCGCATACGATGGGAAACCTATTGACTAACATCAGTCTCGGGAAAGTTACTGTTTCATTCACTCACACGATCAAAGCTATGGAGCCCTTCTTCACCGTCCTATTCTCAGCCCTCTTGCTTGCAGAG AGGCCAACTATCTGGGTGGTTTCTTCTCTTGTACCAATTGTAAGTGGAGTTGCATTGGCGTCCTTCACAGAGGCCTCTTTCAATTG GATTGGCTTTGGTAGTGCAATGGCTTCTAATATCACTAACCAGTCACGTAATGTACTCAGCAAGAAGTTCATGGCCAAGAAAGAG GAGTGCCTGGACAATATCAATCTCTTTTCAGTGATAACCATCATTTCCTTCATATTGTTGCTTCCTTCTGCTATTCTCTTGGAAGGCGTTAAATTTAGTCCTTCATACCTGCAATCTGCT GCAAACCAAGGATTGAACATCAAAGAGTTGTGTGTGAGGTCGCTTCTGGCTGGTTTCTGCTTCCACACTTACCAGCAG GTCTCGTATATGATACTACAGATGGTTTCACCAGTCACACACGCAGTTGGGAACTGTGTGAAGCGAGTGGTGGTCATAGTCTCCTCAGTCATTTTCTTCCAAACACCGGTCTCACCCATAAACTCCCTCG GAACTGCTATGGCTCTTGCTGGAGTCTTCTTGTATTCAAGAGCCAAGAGAATTAAGCCAAAGCCCAAGGCTGCTTAA
- the LOC101300837 gene encoding glutaredoxin-C2-like, whose translation MALPKAKELVSSNTVVVFSKSYCPYCVTVKKLFTQLGADFKAIELDQESDGSELQAALKEWTGQKTVPNVFIGGNHIGGCDATQALHNQGKLVPLLTEAGAVGQTTA comes from the exons ATGGCATTGCCAAAGGCTAAGGAGCTCGTCTCGTCCAACACGGTCGTCGTCTTCAG CAAGTCGTATTGCCCCTACTGTGTGACAGTGAAGAAGCTCTTCACTCAATTGGGAGCCGATTTTAAAGCCATTGAATTGGACCAAGAGA GTGATGGAAGTGAGCTACAAGCAGCACTGAAAGAGTGGACTGGACAGAAGACTGTGCCAAATGTGTTCATTGGTGGAAACCATATTGGTGGATGTGACG CTACTCAGGCCCTGCACAATCAAGGAAAGCTAGTCCCTCTGCTCACTGAAGCTGGAGCTGTTGGCCAAACCACTGCTTAA
- the LOC101300267 gene encoding tRNA (adenine(58)-N(1))-methyltransferase catalytic subunit TRMT61A-like → MLPMEPAKKLSFVRCIQDGDLVIVYERYDNMKAVKVCEGSVLENRFGVFKHSDWIGKQFGSKVFSSKGGFVYLLAPTPELWTLVLSHRTQILYIADISFVIMFLEIVPGCVVLESGTGSGSLTTSLARAVAPKGHVYTFDFHEQRAASAREDFEKTGISNMVTVGVRDIQGEGFPDEFSGRADSVFLDLPQPWLAIPSVEKMLKPDGVVCSFSPCIEQVQRSSETLRSKFTDIRTFEILLRTYEVREGKTDGFQVEESGSVGSLPCKRRQLSSEGSNEQETTSAPVVMARPSSEAKGHTGYLTFARLKCLS, encoded by the exons ATGTTGCCTATGGAACCAGCAAAGAAGCTGTCTTTCGTTCGGTGTATTCAAGATGGGGATTTGGTTATTGTGTATGAGAGATATGATAACATGAAGGCTGTGAAAGTGTGTGAGGGTTCTGTGCTTGAGAATCGATTCGGTGTGTTTAAGCATTCGGATTGGATAGGGAAGCAATTTGGGTCCAAGGTTTTCAGCAGCAAGGGTGGATTTGTTTACCTGTTGGCTCCAACTCCCGAGCTTTGGACTTTGGTTCTGAGCCACAGGACTCAGATTCTCTACATTGCTGATATTAGCTTTGTGATCATGTTCTTGGAGATTGTTCCAGGGTGTGTGGTTCTTGAGTCGGGGACTGGGAGTGGGTCTTTGACCACGTCGCTTGCAAGGGCTGTTGCTCCTAAGGGACATGTCTATACATTTGATTTCCATGAGCAAAGGGCGGCCTCAGCTAG GGAGGACTTTGAAAAGACGGGGATAAGTAACATGGTCACAGTAGGAGTTAGAGATATTCAGGGTGAAGGTTTTCCAGATGAGTTTTCTGGGAGGGCAGATTCTGTCTTCCTGGACCTTCCCCAACCCTGGCTAGCCATACCTTCAGTTGAGAAAATGTTAAAACCAGATGGGGTAGTATGCTCCTTTTCCCCGTGCATTGAGCAGGTGCAACGTTCATCAGAGACTTTGAGATCAAAGTTTACAG ATATAAGGACATTTGAGATACTCCTTCGCACATATGAAGTTCGAGAAGGGAAAACGGATGGCTTCCAGGTTGAGGAAAGCGGTTCTGTTGGATCTTTACCATGTAAGAGGCGGCAGCTATCAAGTGAAGGAAGTAATGAGCAGGAAACTACAAGTGCTCCCGTAGTCATGGCTAGGCCGAGTAGTGAGGCCAAAGGCCACACGGGCTATTTGACATTTGCAAGACTCAAATGCCTCTCATAA
- the LOC101296422 gene encoding uncharacterized protein LOC101296422: protein MEFRDESGFPLLSSYFSGAKQQAPPESLNQNSRFYRPPSSPHGNYKPNTLYNNHFHFQNQDRGIDLNYSDQYHHTSPLLGGTTIEGSSSNPFGGVDLPTIEGFSPFDACYNHPNDVNVFPYASAAAVSFSDSQKAVMHGGWEDYDDEDLRHRHPHNHHHQMSSVAQEGSCVQLPPLINYQDIESAAPRVMRPAVDEYSCNMAYMEHDQLSKKKRYYVNKASKQQEDDEGTLIKGQWTEDEDRLLAQLVQKNGMKKWSLIAAKLNGRVGKQCRERWHNHLRPDIRKEMWSEEEDKILIEAHMELGNRWAEIAKRLPGRTENTIKNHWNATKRKRYIKRKPSTKINLNVKGNSTSTVNESILLSKYIKSVERSEERKNGKVAAMDYGEPSSPADSKVYRRRFERKKEKSTAVYDIPDYEVYPSKSNKSVVKSSAKARNKGKVTEEVYEQSRGLFDLPDSEVYRPQFESSPNAWLASLRAAAAARKKQQDDSSVEATMGSSSSYLSSMYSEFNGYGNDTRLSLEMNGYMQEQAQSKRPDVDLVEMINNAKRH from the exons ATGGAGTTCAGAGATGAGAGCGGTTTCCCTTTACTTTCATCCTACTTCTCCGGTGCGAAGCAGCAGGCTCCTCCGGAGAGTCTCAACCAGAATTCACGTTTTTACAGACCCCCCTCATCACCTCATGGTAACTACAAGCCAAACACACTCTACAACAACCATTTTCACTTTCAGAACCAAGACAGGGGGATTGATCTGAATTACTCCGATCAATACCACCACACCTCTCCTCTCCTCGGTGGTACCACCATTGAGGGCTCTTCATCAAACCCCTTCGGTGGGGTTGATCTCCCTACCATCGAAGGGTTCAGTCCTTTTGATGCATGTTACAATCATCCCAACGATGTCAATGTTTTCCCGTACGCCTCCGCGGCAGCTGTTTCGTTTTCTGACAGCCAGAAGGCTGTCATGCATGGCGGTTGGGAGGATTACGATGATGAGGATCTTCGTCATCGTCACCCCCACAACCACCACCATCAGATGAGCTCTGTTGCACAAGAGGGTAGCTGTGTCCAGCTTCCACCCCTCATCAATTACCAAGACATCGAATCAGCTGCTCCTAGGGTTATGCGGCCAGCAGTTGATGAGTATTCATGCAACATGGCCTATATGGAGCATGATCAGCTCAGCAAGAAGAAACGATATTATGTGAACAAGGCCAGCAAGCAGCAAGAGGATGATGAGGGGACTCTTATCAAAGGCCAATGGACCGAAGACGAGGACAG ACTGCTGGCACAGCTGGTACAGAAGAACGGGATGAAGAAGTGGTCTCTAATTGCTGCGAAGCTGAATGGGAGAGTAGGAAAACAATGCAGAGAAAGATGGCACAACCACCTGCGCCCTGACATTAGG AAAGAAATGTGGAGTGAAGAAGAGGACAAGATCCTCATAGAAGCGCATATGGAGTTGGGAAACCGGTGGGCTGAGATCGCTAAGAGACTGCCGGGGAGAACGGAAAACACTATCAAGAACCACTGGAATGCCACCAAGAGGAAGCGATACATCAAGAGAAAACCCAGTACCAAAATCAACCTCAACGTCAAAGGCAACTCTACCAGCACTGTTAATGAGAGCATCCTCCTCTCCAAGTACATCAAGAGTGTGGAGAGATCTGAGGAAAGGAAGAACGGCAAAGTTGCTGCAATGGATTATGGTGAGCCATCAAGTCCAGCTGACTCCAAGGTCTATCGTCGCAGGTTTGAAAGGAAGAAGGAGAAGTCTACTGCAGTGTATGATATTCCTGACTACGAGGTCTATCCGTCCAAGTCCAACAAGAGCGTGGTGAAATCCTCGGCCAAAGCAAGAAACAAGGGCAAGGTTACTGAAGAGGTGTATGAGCAATCAAGAGGTCTGTTTGATTTACCTGACTCCGAGGTGTATCGTCCCCAGTTCGAGTCCAGCCCCAATGCATGGCTGGCTTCGTTGAGAGCCGCCGCGGCTGCTAGGAAGAAGCAGCAGGATGACTCCAGTGTGGAGGCAACTATGGGGAGCAGCAGCTCTTATCTGTCCTCCATGTATTCTGAGTTTAACGGGTACGGCAATGACACTCGTCTCTCTTTGGAGATGAATGGTTATATGCAGGAGCAGGCTCAGTCAAAGAGACCAGATGTGGATTTGGTGGAGATGATCAATAATGCAAAGCGCCATTAA
- the LOC101300550 gene encoding uncharacterized protein LOC101300550, with product MEIGSVTADTTDLSYWLNWRVLLCSVWVFTPMVAALLLLCKYEDSDYLKFRRGETRQDRSKDFCGDEAWRPCLKIVHPLWLLAYRVIAFFLLLVILIAKVVVSGGGIYFYYTQWTFTLLTIYFGFGSLLSIYGSFWCNKTRAMGSDVHHVGSDAENGTYILLEHEGNGLNNREEIYFLPVAVKCSYVFQAIFQTNAGAVMLTDCIYWLVIFPFLTLKDYNMSLLTVSMHTVNAVLLLGDAMLNCLQVPFVRISLFVLWTGAFVIFQWIVHACVSIWWPYPFLDLSSAYAPVWYLMVGLMHIPCYAFFALIVGSKRHLLSKWFPESCQC from the exons ATGGAAATAGGGAGTGTTACTGCTGATACTACTGACCTGAGCTATTGGTTGAACTGGAGAGTGTTGCTGTGTTCAGTTTGGGTTTTCACACCTATGGTTGCAGCTTTGCTACTGTTATGTAAATATGAGGATTCGGATTATTTGAAGTTTCGCCGAGGTGAAACTCGGCAGGACAGGAGTAAGGACTTCTGTGGTGATGAAGCATGGAGACCGTGCCTGAAAATTGTTCATCCTTTATGGTTGTTGGCTTACAGAGTGATTGCATTCTTTCTGCTTTTGGTGATACTGATTGCCAAAGTTGTTGTCAGTGGTGGCGGCATATATTTCTACTATACTCA GTGGACTTTTACCTTGCTTACCATTTATTTTGGG TTTGGATCTCTTCTATCCATTTATGGTAGTTTCTGGTGTAACAAAACGAGAGCAATGGGTTCTGATGTTCATCATGTGGGGTCAGATGCAGAGAATGGAACATACATTCTCCTTGAACATGAGGGAAATGGCTTAAATAACCGAGAAGAAATCTATTTTCTCCCAGTAGCAGTCAAATGCAGTTATGTCTTTCAAGCTATATTCCAG ACGAACGCTGGAGCAGTGATGCTTACTGATTGCATTTACTGGCTTGTAATCTTTCCATTTCTCACCCTGAAAGACTACAACATGAGTCTT TTGACGGTGAGCATGCACACAGTCAATGCTGTTTTACTCCTTGGGGATGCAATGTTAAATTGCTTG CAAGTCCCCTTTGTTCGGATATCATTGTTTGTTTTGTGGACTGGTGCATTCGTCATTTTCCAGTGGATCGTTCATGCTTGTGTATCAATATG GTGGCCGTACCCATTCCTTGACTTGTCCTCGGCATATGCCCCAGTTTG GTACTTAATGGTGGGATTGATGCATATCCCATGCTATGCTTTTTTCGCACTAATCGTTGGGTCAAAACGTCACCTATTGTCAAAATGGTTTCCTGAGTCATGTCAGTGTTGA
- the LOC101296705 gene encoding isocitrate dehydrogenase [NADP], chloroplastic-like, which produces MSRAALISSSSSSIIAPRNPSFSFTSSPSLFNNGVRNRVSFAPTTNRTSLRCYAAAAGGFDRVRVQNPIVEMDGDEMTRIIWTAIKEKLIFPYVDLDIKYYDLGILNRDATDDKVTVESAEATLKYNVAVKCATITPDETRMKEFGLKSMWRSPNGTIRNILNGTVFREPILCKNIPRIVPGWKKPICIGRHAFGDQYRATDTVITGPGKLKMVFVPEGGGTPTELDVYDFKGPGVALAMYNVDESIRAFADSSMSMAFSKKWPLYLSTKNTILKKYDGRFKDIFEEVYVEKWKQKFEENSIWYEHRLIDDMVAYAIKSEGGYVWACKNYDGDVQSDLLAQGFGSLGLMSSVLLSSDGKTLEAEAAHGTVTRHFRLHEKGQETSTNSIASIFAWTRGLEHRAKLDKNDKLLDFVRKLEAACIETVEAGNMTKDLALLIHGPKVSREFYLNTQEFIDTVAKNVEQKLREPALV; this is translated from the exons ATGTCGCGCGCCGCCTTAATATCTTCTTCTTCGTCTTCTATAATAGCCCCGAGAAACCCTAGCTTCTCCTTCACTTCCTCGCCGAGCCTCTTCAATAATGGAGTCCGCAACCGCGTCTCCTTCGCCCCAACCACTAATCGCACCTCGCTGCGGTGCTACGCTGCTGCTGCCGGTGGCTTCGATAGAGTCCGGGTTCAGAATCCGATCGTCGAAATGGACG GTGATGAAATGACGAGGATCATATGGACGGCAATCAAAGAAAAG CTTATTTTCCCCTATGTGGATTTGGACATAAAGTATTATGATTTAGGGATTTTGAACCGTGATGCTACTGATGACAAAGTTACGGTAGAGAGTGCTGAAGCCACTCTTAA GTACAATGTTGCTGTGAAATGTGCTACAATAACTCCTG ATGAGACCAGAATGAAGGAGTTTGGGCTCAAATCAATGTGGAGGAGTCCCAATGGCACAATTAGAAACATTCTAAACG GTACTGTCTTTCGTGAACCTATCTTATGCAAAAACATTCCTAGAATAGTTCCTG GTTGGAAGAAACCCATATGTATTGGTAGGCATGCTTTTGGTGATCAGTATCGAGCCACTGATACAGTTATCACGGGGCCAGGAAAGCTGAAAATGGTATTTG TCCCAGAGGGAGGCGGCACCCCTACAGAGCTTGATGTTTACGACTTCAAAGGTCCTGGTGTGGCCCTCGCTATGTATAATGTTGATGAG TCTATTCGAGCTTTTGCTGACTCATCTATGTCCATGGCATTTTCCAAGAAGTGGCCGCTATACTTGAGCACCAAAAACACAATTCTTAAAAAATATGATGGCAG GTTTAAGGACATATTTGAGGAGGTTTATGTGGAGAAGTGGAAGCAGAAGTTTGAAGAAAACTCTATATG GTATGAACATCGGCTAATTGATGACATGGTGGCTTATGCAATCAAAAGTGAGGGTGGATATGTTTGGGCATGCAAAAACTATGATGGAGATGTTCAGAGTGATTTGCTTGCTCAAG GATTTGGCTCTTTGGGCCTCATGAGTTCTGTGCTG CTATCCTCAGATGGGAAAACATTAGAAGCTGAAGCAGCTCATGGGACAGTAACTCGTCATTTTCGGTTACATGAGAAGGGACAGGAGACCAGTACAAACAGTATTGCATCAATATTTGCTTGGACACGAGGCCTAGAGCATAG GGCCAAGTTAGATAAAAATGACAAGTTGCTAGATTTTGTTCGAAAGTTGGAGGCTGCATGCATTGAGACAGTGGAGGCAGGAAACATGACTAAGGATCTTGCCCTATTGATCCATGGCCCCAA GGTATCAAGGGAGTTCTATTTGAACACACAAGAGTTTATTGACACAGTGGCAAAGAACGTTGAGCAAAAGCTTCGGGAACCTGCGCTGGTCTAA